A single genomic interval of Quadrisphaera sp. RL12-1S harbors:
- a CDS encoding SsgA family sporulation/cell division regulator, with protein MPKGSAHVDAEVELRLVVPESGKVPVSVEFGYGVHDPFAVTASFRGDGGSIEWVFARDLLREGLRRPTGEGDVQVWPGEVDGTEVVLVSLSSPDGHAVLEADAADLRDFLDRTHALVPAGAESRHVHVDDELAELLGRAV; from the coding sequence GTGCCCAAGGGCTCCGCTCACGTCGACGCCGAGGTCGAGCTGCGCCTCGTCGTCCCCGAGTCGGGCAAGGTGCCGGTCTCCGTGGAGTTCGGCTACGGCGTGCACGACCCGTTCGCCGTGACCGCCTCGTTCCGGGGTGACGGCGGGTCCATCGAGTGGGTCTTCGCCCGCGACCTGCTGCGCGAGGGCCTGCGCCGCCCCACCGGCGAGGGCGACGTCCAGGTGTGGCCCGGTGAGGTGGACGGCACCGAGGTCGTGCTGGTCTCCCTCAGCTCCCCGGACGGCCACGCCGTGCTGGAGGCCGATGCGGCCGACCTGCGCGACTTCCTCGACCGCACCCACGCCCTCGTGCCCGCAGGGGCCGAGAGCCGCCACGTCCACGTCGACGACGAGCTCGCCGAGCTCCTGGGCCGCGCTGTCTAG